TGCACAATTGGCGTGACCATACACGAGTATGAAAAAAAATGTCAACAGAAATTGAATAAAGGAAGACGTCAATGACCATGGATAACACAGATTGGAACCAGGTTTGGAAAGAACAAATGGCGAAACACAAGGCTTCGGACGGAGGGCGCGACTGCGTGGCTTTCTGGTCCAAAGCCTCCACAGCCAAGATCTACGAAAACTCGGCCAAAGCAACCCAGGGGCCTCGAATAGCCCAAATGCTTGAAGACCTGACGGCAGACAACTGTCTGAGAATTCTGGATATCGGCGCAGGGCCCGGAATCCTGGCCGTTCCCTTGGCGAAACAAGCGGAGCTTGTCACGGCCGTGGAGCCCGCTACGGGAATGATTCAGCGGTTAAAGGAAATCATTCAGACTAATAATATCTCCAACCTGTCCATAGTGGAGAAGCGTTGGGAGGACGTAAACCTGGAATCCGACCTCCAGGGGCCTTACGATGCGGTGGTTTGCTCCTTCGCCCTGGGCATGGACGACGTAAGGGCCGCTCTCGAGAAGATGGCCGCCGCCTGCAATAAAACAGTTTATCTGTATTGGTTCGCCGAAGACGTCTCCTGGAACAAGCATTACAAGGCATTGTACCCGCTTCTCCACGGCCGGGAGTTTTCCTCCATGCCCGATTCTTACGTGTTGATGAACGTAATCAGGCAAATGGGATACAAACCTGAGGCGACTCCATTTTCCTACGAGAGCCACAGTGCATTTTCCGGGTTGGAGGAAGCCGTGGATTTCTATCGGGTTCGGTATAATGTAAAAACCGATGAGCAGGAGGGCATTCTACGAAATTACCTGGATAAGGTTTTGCGCACGGAGGACGGAAAGCGCATCCTGGATATCCGGGCCGAATGTTCGGCGGTCAGATTTTCCGTTTTGGATTAAAACAGGAAACTAAGGGAAAAGCCGCCTTGATCAGGAGTATTCTTCCATAAGCCAGGCGCGCATGGGGTTGGAACTGGCCTTGGCGGCTTCGAACATGGCTCTTTTGTCCAGGAAAACACGGCGGGATTCCACGCCCAAGGTTCCATTTTCAGATGTGATAATGGCGTATTCCGCGTGATCCATGAGCTGCGGGGTGTTGCGGATCAAAAACTCCCGGAAAGGCAGGCCCACGCTGCCGGGGTTGATTATCAGCCGGCCCCGGTGCTGGCGGAGCATCTGGATATGGGTGTGCCCGCAGGCCAGGATTTCGCCGTTCAGGCCCTGGATCATGCGGTCCACTTCCGCGTCCGGAGTCCTGGAAAGGATGTTATCCATATGGGACAAAGGAGAGCCGTGAAATGCGATCAGGCTTCCGGCTTTATCCATAAGCACTTCCAGAACCCGGTGGAAATCCCCCATCCAGTCTATGTCGTCCTGGGTCAATTGATCCCGGCACCAATCCACGGCCTCGATAATGTAATCCACCTCGGTGTACTGATGAATCAAGTCCCGGTCGAATAAAAAGGCGTCGTGGTTCCCCAGAACGCAAGGACAGTTCACGTCCCGAAGCCTGGCCACCACGGAACACGGGTCCGGCCCAAGGTTCGCCACGTCTCCCAGACAAATAATCTGGTCGATGCCGCCCGCGGACTTCATATCCTTCAGCACTGTTTCCAGGGCGATGTCGTTACCGTGGATGTCAGATATTAGAGCAATGCGCAAGCCGTCCCACCTCTCCTAAGGCGAATGCTAAGAAATCCTGAGAATATATTTCCCTATTTTATATTTAATTGTCAAGACAGTTTATTATTTGGTATCAACATGTTAAATAGATCACACTTGAACTGTCCATTACGAACGCTGTGCATCATACTTTAAAATTTTCCTCATGAGCTTAAAAGTAGGCGTATATGGAAGTGCAAAAACAGGCAAAGCAGACCAGGGCGCCTAAGCCCTCCTATTCCAGCTCCCGAAAAAGGCTGGGGGAAATCCTGCTATCTGAGGGGGTTATAGACCTTAAGGATTTATGGAAGGCGCTGAACGAACAACGCACCACAGGCGAGAGGATAGGAAAAATTCTGGCCCATCGGGGCGTCGATGCGCAGGATATCGCCAAGGCGCTTTCCAATCAATTGGACCTTCCCATGTACGAGGGCCAGGAACCGGTCAAGGACGTGTCCGGCATCCTGTCCTCGGAGTATCTTTCCTCGCGCATTGTATTTCCCATGTCCCGGGACGGCCGTACCATCCGGGTGCTCATGGCCAATCCTTTGGATACGGACACTATCTCCGAAATGGGATTTCTCTTTTCTTCGTCCATTAAGCCCATTGTGGCGACGCCCCAGCAGATATTGCAACTGATCGAATCCACTTATTTCGTGCCCAGCGAGGTCCAGAGCGTCCTGGATAAGTACGATCCCAGCCAGGCCTTTGAACTGCTTGAAAGCCTGGATGAAGAGGACGAAACGCAAACCCAGGATATCGACAAGACCCTGGACGACAAGCCCATTGTACGGATGGTTAATATCATCCTGTATTGGGCGGTGGACACGGACGCAACGGACATCCATATCGAGGCGGCGGAAAAGGAAACCCTGGTCCGGTACCGCATTGACGGCATGCTCCAGACCCGGCACCGCTTTCCCAAAAAGATTCACCAGCCGCTCATCTCCCGTTTAAAGGTTATGGCGGACATGGATATCGCCATCAGAAGGCGCCCTCAGGACGGCGCCGCGAAAATCCGCATCAAAGGCCGAAAGATCGATCTAAGGCTTTCGTCCCTGCCTTCCCAATACGGGGAAAAAATGGTGCTGCGCCTCCTGGGAAACAGCACCAAACTCCTGACCCTCCGGGAACTGGGCATGAGCCCGGCCATGGATGAGCAATTGAGAACCTGCCTGCACAAGCCCCAAGGGCTTATCCTGACCACCGGCCCCACGGGAAGCGGAAAAAGCACCACGCTGTATGCATCGCTTAAAGAGGTTATTTCCGAGGAAATCAGTGTAGTTACGGTGGAAGATCCCATTGAGTATGAAATCCCGGGCGCCAACCAGGTTCAGGTCAATGCCAAGGCCGGGGTCACCTTCGCCAATGGCCTGAGAGCCATATTGCGCCAGGACCCTAACGTGATCATGGTGGGGGAAATACGGGATATGGAAACTGCGGAAATCGCCTTTCGCGCCTCATTGACCGGCCACCTGGTTTTATCCACCCTGCACGCAAACAGCTCCATCTCCGCCGTCACCCGCCTTGTGGACATGCAGATCAAGCCCTACCTGATAGCCTCCTCGTCCCTGGCCTTTTTGGGGCAAAGGCTGCTGCGCCGAAATTGCCAGGCCTGCATCGAGGAATATGAGCCGCCTGTAGAATCCCTGGAAAGGCTGGGAATCCTTGCCGAAAAGCTGGCCGGAATAAAATACATGCATGGCGCAGGCTGTGAAAAATGCCATTTTTCAGGCTACTCAGGCCGGATTGGAACCTATGAAATACTTATGATAAGCGAAGAAATCCAGGAGCTTATCAGGCAGGACGCAACGGAGCAAAAAATCCTCAAGGCGGCAACGTCCGCCGGCATGGTTACCATGGAGGAATACGCCCTGGAGATGGTCGCCATGGGCATTACCACCGTGGAGGAAGCCTTGCGGGTGGTTCCGCCGTAAAAAGGATGAAGTCCACATCTCCTGAAAGTTGATATATTATTTCATCACCATATACGTGTCGTCCATAAAAATCGATTTTTCCGTAAGAAGCCACTTCCCGTCAAATTTGGCGAGCTTGTCCTCGTATCTGCAAACCGATATTATGACCCGGTCGGCTTCTATAGGCGCCGCATCCACGTCCAAATAGGAATTTGCGACGGCCTGCTCTTCGTTAATTTCTATCACTGGACACGATATTTTATGGCGCAAGTACCTCATCGCGGATTTCATTACCTGGGTGTAATTAAGAAACCATTGCTTGATTTCTTCATACCCTTCGTGCCGGCCGTTCTCCTCCCAGTTTATAATCAAGACCGCATCCGGATGAAATACGCTCATAATGCCGGGAACATTTCCTGTGTCCACGGCATGGCAGCAACGATAAAGCAGTTGTTCAACTTCCATTAGACTATTATGCATGTTTTACGGCCTGTGTTTATTAATAAGGTTAATTTTGCTGAAGCCTTTGTGAAGAGGCTGCCTGAAGGGGGGTCACAACTGCTTGTGAGCGTCTTCTGATTTGCTCCTTGCCCACGGCGTTCATGCCTTGCTGGACAACCAGAACGGCGTCCTCGGCGTAGATATCCGCCAATGCGTCGAAATCCTCTTCATGGATGGCCTTGTCCGCCTTGTGTATCAACTCTTCAACCGGATGCATAAGCCTCCTTTTCTATCCATTTTTTCGTTTAAGGCCCCAGGCGTCCGCCGCCTTGATCATGTCCGCAATCTTGGCGGAGGAAATGTCAAACGGCTCGTTGTGCATGCTGTCTTCCGGGGTGCAGGCCTTTTCCGCTACATCCAGAAGAAGCTGGTCCGAAGCGTTTTCCATACCCAGGTCGGCCAGGGTGGTGGGCAGGCCTATGGATTCGCAAAATCCGTAGATTTCATCAATCAGGGAAGGGGGCTTTTCAGTCAGAAACAGGGAAACCAGCACGCCGAAAGCGACCTTCTCGCCGTGATAAAACCGGTTGATTCCGGGGACGACAGTCAAACCGTTATGAATGGCGTGGGCCGCGGCGAGCCCTGCGCTTTCAAAGCCGATGCCGCTTAACAGGGTGTTGGCCTCCACCACCCGCTCCAGGGCCGGCGTAACCACGTTGGCTTCGCAGGCGGACAAAGCCGAAACGCCGTAATCACGGATGGTTTCCCAGCAAAGCCTGGCCAGGGCGTAGGCTGTCATGGAACCCACGGCGCCCGCGATATTGGGGGCTCTTTTTATGCGGCAGGATTCCGCTTCAAACCACGTGGCCAGGGCGTCGCCCATGCCGGAGGCCAAAAAGCGGGCGGGCGCCTTGGCAATAATGCTTGTGTCCACAAGAACCACGTCCGGATTGCGGGGCAGATAGTCCACCCAGGAAAAAACGCCCTCCGGGGTGTAAATCACGCAAACCGAACTGCACGGGGCGTCCGTGGAAGCGATGGTGGGCGCCATAATAACCGGAACGCCCGCCTTATGGGCCGCCGCCTTGGCCGCGTCCAGGGTTTTGCCTCCGCCAAGCCCCACAACCAAATCGCACTGGTTTTTCGCGCACAACTCATGCAGCCGTTGGATTTCCTCGTCCGAACACTCCCGTTTGAATTGCTCCTGGACGATTACCAATCCTTCGGGGGCGTTCTCCAAAATGGTCTTGGCATAGTGTTCGAGAGAATAGGGCGAGGCGATTAAAAAGGCTTTGCTTCCCAATCTTGCGCATTCAGCGCCCAAATCATGCAACGCTCCTTTGCCTTGAATATAGCGGCCCGGAAATAGTGTGATGCTGTTCATAGCGGAATCCCTTCCATGGCTGATGGATGCTAATGAAAATTGCGGAAAGGAAAAAGTATCACAACTCAAGGCTTTATTCAAAATATGTTTCTGCGGCGGCGGATTTCTTTTAAAGGCAACGGCGCCTTGGATGCAGGGCCATGCGTCGCGCCCTGTCATCCTAATCAAGTACGTCAGGAATAATACTCCTCAAGAGTTGGGCCGTCTGGCAGGACGGCGCCCTCTCCATCCGCTAATGATTGCACCCGTATCCGTCATACTCCAGGGCGATCACAAGGATCTCCCCTACGCGGGCGCAGCAAGCGGCTGTCAATAAAGGCGGGAAAAAGGGCAGACCATAGGCGCTATTCCGGCCGATCAAGCCCGTCATCCTCGCGAACGCGGGGACCCAGAGTCGTTGTCTTTCTTTGTTGGGCGCCCGCGGCAGCGTCCTTGTTTTATGCTGCCGGGGTCCGTAAGGACTCTTTTTTCAAAAGGCAAAGGCTTGTTGAAAATCCTGGCGAAAGAATAAGGTTGCCGGCTAAAAAACGGCGGCGCTCGGAAGACCTTCTAATGGGGCGCACTGCCTTATCGGTTTTTCCGGGGAATCCCTTCCAGGCCTGGGAGGATCTTTTTCGAGGGCGGGCTTGCCATCAGGCTAATAGGAGTGAAATCGGTAATGGACGGTTGGGCCAAGGGGACGGCGTTACCAGGGGATGGTCGATCCATTCCCATATGACTTTCAATTCCGGTTTGTGGACAAGAGTGAACTGTAGGATATTTTTATTCTTTATTTATTTTTCTGGTTGTATTTTTTTGTCCGGAATGGTTATCTCAATTTGGGTGATAATACGCTCTATATAAAAGGTCATCATTTCCTTTCGGTTATCACTCCGATATCCATATATCGATCATTATCTATGAATGATATCCGCCGCCCGCATATCAGGCGGCTAAATCTAAAGAAGGACCGGGATATTGATATCACGAGGTAAGACACATGGCTTTGAAAGAATTGTTAAAGAAAGCCCTCTCTTGGCTGTGGAATTCCGTTCCGAATCTTCCATTGCAGTGGGTTGAAGTACATATCTCGCCGGGGAAAAGGTCTGAATCGACGATACGCCGCCACGCATACCTTCGTGCACACGGGATCAGGTGCAAGCTGGTTCGCCTGGGTTTTACCAGCTTGTACGGCACCGATAATAGGGTGGTCAGCCTGCGTGTGCATAAAGACGATATCGTAAAAGCCCGGCAACTGATGCAAGAATTTAGGGATTGAATCCTGCTATCGCAGGTTTTCGATCCGGATCGTTTCCACGCCATCAATTATCTTGAACTCGTAGTTTCACGAGACATCCGTCAAAAACTCAATAACTATAAATCTTATTGTAATCATGTATGAATATTGCCATTTCTAATGGCAATACTCAGGTAAATGCTGGCTCTGCGCAATCCAGCCTACATGTCGCTGTGCGCTCCTGCGAGAACCAGGATGC
The sequence above is drawn from the Desulfatibacillum aliphaticivorans DSM 15576 genome and encodes:
- a CDS encoding class I SAM-dependent methyltransferase, coding for MDNTDWNQVWKEQMAKHKASDGGRDCVAFWSKASTAKIYENSAKATQGPRIAQMLEDLTADNCLRILDIGAGPGILAVPLAKQAELVTAVEPATGMIQRLKEIIQTNNISNLSIVEKRWEDVNLESDLQGPYDAVVCSFALGMDDVRAALEKMAAACNKTVYLYWFAEDVSWNKHYKALYPLLHGREFSSMPDSYVLMNVIRQMGYKPEATPFSYESHSAFSGLEEAVDFYRVRYNVKTDEQEGILRNYLDKVLRTEDGKRILDIRAECSAVRFSVLD
- a CDS encoding metallophosphoesterase family protein; translated protein: MRIALISDIHGNDIALETVLKDMKSAGGIDQIICLGDVANLGPDPCSVVARLRDVNCPCVLGNHDAFLFDRDLIHQYTEVDYIIEAVDWCRDQLTQDDIDWMGDFHRVLEVLMDKAGSLIAFHGSPLSHMDNILSRTPDAEVDRMIQGLNGEILACGHTHIQMLRQHRGRLIINPGSVGLPFREFLIRNTPQLMDHAEYAIITSENGTLGVESRRVFLDKRAMFEAAKASSNPMRAWLMEEYS
- a CDS encoding GspE/PulE family protein, whose product is MEVQKQAKQTRAPKPSYSSSRKRLGEILLSEGVIDLKDLWKALNEQRTTGERIGKILAHRGVDAQDIAKALSNQLDLPMYEGQEPVKDVSGILSSEYLSSRIVFPMSRDGRTIRVLMANPLDTDTISEMGFLFSSSIKPIVATPQQILQLIESTYFVPSEVQSVLDKYDPSQAFELLESLDEEDETQTQDIDKTLDDKPIVRMVNIILYWAVDTDATDIHIEAAEKETLVRYRIDGMLQTRHRFPKKIHQPLISRLKVMADMDIAIRRRPQDGAAKIRIKGRKIDLRLSSLPSQYGEKMVLRLLGNSTKLLTLRELGMSPAMDEQLRTCLHKPQGLILTTGPTGSGKSTTLYASLKEVISEEISVVTVEDPIEYEIPGANQVQVNAKAGVTFANGLRAILRQDPNVIMVGEIRDMETAEIAFRASLTGHLVLSTLHANSSISAVTRLVDMQIKPYLIASSSLAFLGQRLLRRNCQACIEEYEPPVESLERLGILAEKLAGIKYMHGAGCEKCHFSGYSGRIGTYEILMISEEIQELIRQDATEQKILKAATSAGMVTMEEYALEMVAMGITTVEEALRVVPP
- a CDS encoding nuclear transport factor 2 family protein, with the translated sequence MHNSLMEVEQLLYRCCHAVDTGNVPGIMSVFHPDAVLIINWEENGRHEGYEEIKQWFLNYTQVMKSAMRYLRHKISCPVIEINEEQAVANSYLDVDAAPIEADRVIISVCRYEDKLAKFDGKWLLTEKSIFMDDTYMVMK
- a CDS encoding glycerol dehydrogenase, giving the protein MNSITLFPGRYIQGKGALHDLGAECARLGSKAFLIASPYSLEHYAKTILENAPEGLVIVQEQFKRECSDEEIQRLHELCAKNQCDLVVGLGGGKTLDAAKAAAHKAGVPVIMAPTIASTDAPCSSVCVIYTPEGVFSWVDYLPRNPDVVLVDTSIIAKAPARFLASGMGDALATWFEAESCRIKRAPNIAGAVGSMTAYALARLCWETIRDYGVSALSACEANVVTPALERVVEANTLLSGIGFESAGLAAAHAIHNGLTVVPGINRFYHGEKVAFGVLVSLFLTEKPPSLIDEIYGFCESIGLPTTLADLGMENASDQLLLDVAEKACTPEDSMHNEPFDISSAKIADMIKAADAWGLKRKNG